The following proteins come from a genomic window of Streptomyces sp. GS7:
- a CDS encoding plasmid mobilization protein, which translates to MSAPRRRLRDQQLREHRIHPRYNDDEFGLVRKAADLSHMAPGGYVAESSLAAARADDPTAAVADYRAMVKALMAANGQLGHVGNNLNQLTWHLNKDGAWPQPVLVQRLLERVEASIAEVDAAVARVTTGR; encoded by the coding sequence ATGTCCGCTCCGCGTCGTCGACTGCGTGACCAGCAGCTGCGCGAGCATCGCATCCACCCCCGATACAACGACGACGAGTTCGGCCTCGTCCGAAAAGCCGCTGACCTGAGCCACATGGCGCCAGGCGGCTACGTCGCCGAGAGCTCGCTCGCGGCTGCGCGCGCCGACGATCCCACCGCAGCCGTCGCCGACTACCGCGCCATGGTGAAGGCGCTGATGGCCGCCAACGGTCAGCTCGGCCATGTCGGCAACAACCTCAACCAGCTCACCTGGCACCTCAACAAGGACGGCGCCTGGCCGCAACCGGTACTCGTGCAGCGGCTGCTGGAGCGCGTCGAGGCATCGATCGCCGAAGTGGACGCCGCCGTCGCCCGGGTGACCACGGGGCGGTGA
- a CDS encoding mobilization protein has product MIPKIILGKGPKATRRTIGYLFGKGRANEHIDPHLVASWNDFAPDPGRSAHRDPKDVMDQLAAQLDQPVQMLGDKAPEFTVWHCPVRAAPEDPILTDEQWAVVARRIVAAAGIAPEGDEEACRWVAVRHADDHIHIAATLVRQDGRRPQRDYDKRAVQSEARKIEVDYGLRRLKHGDGTAAKRPTSKEHFKAKRLGQDATAREVLRLRVRRAVAAASSEAEFFALLEATGVTVRPKTEPSGDVTGYSVALPGDVNKQGEPIWYAGSTLAGDLSLPKIRQRLTDTHAQPIAAQPGNPWHQATAATERIPHHLIHSDDHVAQGQLEALGAALDLLPLTAPAAVKTELERAAAVFERATRSRITADRDSTHVLRRSVQAIWCNPTPASDGSGLAMLLDAALTAVAFAMHWHRKHQHAQQEAAAQQALVHLHTAYAQVAEPVLDNLAQRAPALQTKHRYARHIQQAAPEYAERILQDRAWDALTAVLAEAEAMGHNAATVLDQAVNQRSLDDARNPARALTWRIQRLGQRHAPSPLAQAAKARSTTHRPTAAPVQPTAAVPSSQPSRGRRADHVQLGSWGVSSSSASSQRKRSAPPPAFGR; this is encoded by the coding sequence GTGATACCGAAGATCATCCTTGGCAAGGGCCCCAAGGCCACGCGCCGCACGATCGGCTACCTCTTCGGCAAGGGCCGGGCCAACGAGCACATCGATCCGCACCTGGTGGCGTCCTGGAACGACTTCGCCCCCGATCCCGGCCGCAGCGCGCACCGTGACCCGAAAGACGTGATGGACCAGCTCGCCGCACAGCTCGACCAGCCCGTGCAGATGCTCGGCGACAAGGCACCCGAATTCACCGTGTGGCACTGCCCCGTACGCGCCGCTCCCGAGGATCCGATCCTGACCGACGAGCAGTGGGCCGTGGTCGCCCGCCGGATCGTGGCCGCCGCCGGCATCGCCCCTGAGGGAGACGAGGAAGCGTGCCGTTGGGTGGCGGTGCGCCACGCCGACGACCACATCCACATCGCCGCCACCCTCGTCCGCCAGGACGGCCGCCGCCCACAGCGCGACTATGACAAGCGCGCCGTCCAGAGCGAGGCCCGCAAGATCGAAGTGGACTATGGGCTCAGGCGGCTCAAGCACGGCGACGGCACGGCCGCCAAGCGCCCCACCAGCAAGGAGCACTTCAAGGCCAAGCGCCTGGGCCAGGACGCCACGGCCCGCGAGGTCCTACGCCTGCGGGTGCGCCGCGCGGTGGCCGCCGCGTCCAGCGAAGCCGAGTTCTTCGCGCTGCTGGAGGCGACCGGCGTGACCGTGCGGCCCAAGACCGAGCCGTCCGGCGACGTGACCGGCTACAGCGTCGCCCTGCCCGGCGACGTCAACAAACAGGGCGAGCCCATCTGGTACGCCGGCTCCACCCTCGCCGGCGACCTCTCCCTGCCCAAGATCCGCCAGCGCCTCACCGACACCCACGCCCAGCCGATCGCCGCCCAGCCCGGCAATCCCTGGCACCAGGCCACCGCCGCCACCGAACGCATCCCCCACCACCTCATCCACAGCGACGACCACGTGGCACAAGGACAGCTGGAAGCGCTCGGCGCAGCCTTGGACCTACTGCCTCTCACCGCACCAGCTGCGGTGAAGACCGAACTCGAACGAGCCGCTGCTGTCTTCGAGCGCGCCACCCGCTCCCGCATCACCGCCGACCGCGACAGCACCCACGTGCTGCGCCGCAGCGTCCAGGCAATCTGGTGCAACCCCACCCCGGCAAGCGACGGATCCGGGCTGGCAATGCTGCTGGACGCCGCGCTCACCGCCGTGGCCTTCGCGATGCACTGGCACCGCAAGCACCAGCACGCCCAGCAGGAGGCAGCAGCCCAGCAGGCCCTCGTCCACCTGCACACCGCGTACGCCCAGGTCGCCGAGCCGGTGCTCGACAACCTCGCCCAGCGAGCTCCCGCTCTACAGACCAAGCACCGCTACGCCCGCCACATCCAGCAGGCCGCCCCTGAGTACGCCGAGCGGATCCTGCAAGACCGTGCCTGGGACGCGCTCACTGCGGTGCTCGCCGAGGCAGAAGCGATGGGGCACAACGCGGCTACCGTCCTCGACCAGGCCGTCAATCAACGCAGTCTGGACGACGCCCGCAACCCCGCACGCGCACTGACCTGGCGCATCCAGCGCCTTGGCCAACGCCACGCCCCCAGCCCACTGGCCCAGGCAGCCAAGGCCCGCAGCACCACGCACCGCCCCACCGCTGCACCGGTCCAACCGACAGCAGCCGTTCCGTCCTCGCAGCCGTCACGAGGGCGGCGCGCTGATCACGTCCAGCTGGGCAGCTGGGGTGTAAGCAGTTCCAGCGCCTCCTCCCAGCGGAAGCGGTCGGCCCCGCCGCCGGCCTTCGGCCGGTGA
- a CDS encoding flavoprotein, with protein sequence MSDQPDQHHQPKKPFLYIVVCASGIAGDVGKLITAAQERHWDVGVVATPQALGFIDVQAIEAQTGYPIRSAWRTPGEPRPLPPADAIAVAPATFNTINKWAAGISDTLALGILCEAYGFGIPTAVLPYLNAAQAAHPAYRQSLDRLREMGVLIGAYEPHRPKAGGGADRFRWEEALELLTPQLPSWT encoded by the coding sequence GTGAGTGACCAGCCCGACCAGCACCACCAGCCGAAGAAGCCGTTCCTGTACATCGTGGTCTGCGCGTCCGGCATCGCCGGGGACGTCGGCAAGCTGATCACTGCCGCGCAGGAGCGGCACTGGGACGTCGGTGTCGTCGCCACTCCGCAAGCGCTCGGCTTCATAGACGTCCAGGCGATCGAGGCCCAGACCGGCTATCCCATCCGCTCCGCTTGGCGCACTCCTGGCGAGCCCCGCCCGCTGCCACCGGCGGACGCGATCGCGGTCGCCCCGGCCACCTTCAACACGATCAACAAGTGGGCTGCCGGGATCTCCGACACTCTGGCCCTGGGCATCCTGTGCGAGGCGTACGGCTTCGGTATTCCGACCGCCGTCCTGCCGTACCTGAACGCGGCCCAGGCCGCCCACCCCGCGTACCGGCAGAGCCTGGACCGGCTGCGCGAGATGGGCGTCCTGATCGGGGCGTACGAGCCTCACCGGCCGAAGGCCGGCGGCGGGGCCGACCGCTTCCGCTGGGAGGAGGCGCTGGAACTGCTTACACCCCAGCTGCCCAGCTGGACGTGA
- a CDS encoding helix-turn-helix domain-containing protein, whose product MADAYDEARRIGEVIRRARVLAKRSQTDVAAALGYHQSKVSRLEQGRGTEDSRVVRAAALELGIPLPAVGLAAMPETSTCEPETEDMHRRTFLAASIAALTAPATPVAGHGDLVHSLLPGPIPASAEEPQDTPGLSDRVTAARRLFCTCDYAELERVLPALIGNLRHAATGSSQAAGLLATAYQTSASLLLKLSDHGHAWLAVGRAMAEAERCGDPVVLASSVRVQAHLLAREKHTAQAVTLVRHTADQLTGAYDKRSPRYLAALGLLLLRGVTAASGGGDRSATKDFLAEARDVARYVDLDRPDAWANFSPTNVALHAVSAAVTFGDAGVALETARPLMRRHIPVPERRAALWVEAARAYSQQGRLADGYQALRIAESCAAQDIRRPAVRELVADMAARDRRRSLPELHHFSRQLGVPA is encoded by the coding sequence ATGGCCGATGCATACGACGAGGCGAGACGGATCGGTGAAGTGATCCGGCGGGCAAGGGTGCTCGCGAAACGCTCCCAGACGGACGTCGCTGCCGCACTGGGCTACCACCAGTCCAAGGTGAGCCGCCTGGAACAGGGCCGGGGGACTGAGGACTCCCGCGTGGTGCGGGCAGCCGCGCTGGAACTCGGCATCCCTTTGCCCGCAGTTGGACTCGCCGCCATGCCGGAAACCAGCACCTGCGAACCCGAGACAGAGGACATGCACCGCCGTACCTTTCTCGCCGCCAGCATCGCCGCCCTCACAGCACCCGCCACACCGGTCGCCGGCCACGGCGATCTCGTCCACTCGCTCCTCCCAGGCCCGATACCTGCCTCTGCCGAGGAACCCCAGGACACACCAGGGCTCAGCGACCGTGTCACTGCGGCCCGGCGGCTCTTCTGCACCTGCGACTATGCCGAGCTGGAACGCGTGCTGCCCGCTCTGATCGGCAACCTCCGGCACGCGGCAACGGGCTCCAGCCAGGCCGCCGGCCTGTTGGCCACCGCGTACCAGACCTCCGCCAGCCTGCTCCTCAAGCTCAGTGATCACGGCCATGCCTGGCTGGCGGTCGGCCGCGCCATGGCCGAGGCCGAGCGCTGCGGCGACCCCGTCGTTCTTGCCTCCAGCGTCCGCGTCCAGGCGCATTTACTGGCCCGCGAGAAACACACCGCCCAGGCCGTCACCCTGGTCCGCCACACCGCCGACCAGCTCACCGGCGCCTACGACAAGCGCTCCCCGCGCTACCTCGCGGCCCTCGGCCTGCTGCTCCTGCGCGGCGTCACGGCCGCCAGCGGAGGCGGGGACCGCTCGGCCACCAAGGACTTCCTCGCCGAGGCGCGGGACGTCGCCCGCTATGTCGACCTCGACCGCCCCGACGCCTGGGCCAACTTCAGCCCCACCAACGTCGCCCTCCACGCGGTCAGTGCCGCGGTCACCTTCGGCGACGCGGGCGTGGCCCTGGAGACCGCCCGTCCCCTCATGCGCCGGCACATCCCGGTCCCCGAGCGACGGGCCGCCCTATGGGTCGAGGCAGCACGCGCCTACAGTCAGCAGGGGAGGCTCGCCGACGGCTACCAGGCCCTGCGGATCGCGGAGAGCTGCGCGGCCCAGGACATCCGTCGTCCTGCCGTACGGGAGCTGGTCGCCGACATGGCCGCCCGTGACCGCCGCCGATCCCTGCCCGAACTGCACCACTTCAGCCGCCAACTGGGAGTTCCCGCGTGA
- a CDS encoding ATP-binding protein, whose translation MEPQHLSFSVPGTTRAVAAARRQLAAEMHDWGLPADSEALHTAELMAGELLSNAVQHTGPGAITLAARCDGNAIRVEVSDSSRELPRPRSPSEGEERGRGLLIVTALADRYAVEPTESGKRCWAEVHLRAAPSPHVALQVPLPRR comes from the coding sequence ATGGAACCGCAGCACCTCAGCTTCTCCGTACCCGGCACGACGCGCGCTGTAGCAGCTGCGCGACGTCAGCTCGCCGCCGAGATGCACGACTGGGGCCTACCGGCCGACAGCGAGGCACTGCACACCGCTGAGCTGATGGCCGGCGAACTGCTCTCGAACGCGGTGCAGCACACAGGTCCCGGCGCCATCACCCTGGCTGCCCGCTGCGACGGCAATGCCATACGTGTCGAGGTCAGCGACAGCAGCCGCGAGCTGCCCCGGCCCAGGTCGCCCAGCGAAGGCGAGGAGCGCGGCCGGGGCCTGCTCATCGTCACGGCGCTGGCCGACCGGTACGCCGTCGAGCCGACCGAATCGGGCAAACGGTGCTGGGCCGAAGTCCACCTGCGAGCGGCCCCAAGTCCCCACGTCGCACTTCAGGTTCCCCTTCCAAGGAGATGA
- a CDS encoding UDP-N-acetylglucosamine 1-carboxyvinyltransferase has protein sequence MIAIRPGPPLSGAVTVDGSKNAALPLLAATAALRRTVQLSNVPANDDVQAMLMLLQHAGHGVARQVGEPHTVVVRPTDGLRIAPEFDATAARIRASYYLVPALLAVHGRAVLPWPGGCRIGERGMEQHFKVYEAFGDRTLVNDHGYSVEAGDSRTGSVSVMLPFRSRGASIAAMLRAVVAGRPLRLGQPNLSPEVVSVLQALQAAGWETRADDRVLSLAPPASPPQEPVAWVVPGDKVEAGTLACAIATTRGNGRIKGVHSKDVAPMVAALRRLGVPVDAQQNTLVVRAEGTRPTHQPLRAIASLSPGGLDADFEPALMALTLGMPGTHLFADAINPGRHSNLIPQLARLGADIHETSPTQCRLTGPQQLTGAGVEATDIRTGSALLIAGLTARGVTTLGGLEQLRRGHADLPTKLLALGADICEVTR, from the coding sequence GTGATCGCCATCCGTCCCGGCCCGCCGCTTTCCGGGGCCGTGACCGTCGACGGCTCCAAGAACGCCGCCCTGCCACTCCTCGCTGCGACCGCAGCCCTGCGCAGGACCGTCCAGCTGTCCAACGTTCCGGCCAACGACGACGTCCAGGCCATGCTCATGCTGCTCCAGCACGCAGGCCACGGAGTCGCCCGTCAGGTCGGCGAGCCCCACACTGTCGTGGTGCGGCCGACCGACGGTTTGCGCATCGCGCCGGAATTCGACGCCACCGCTGCCCGTATCCGCGCCTCGTACTACCTCGTTCCAGCTCTCCTCGCCGTTCACGGACGGGCCGTACTGCCCTGGCCGGGCGGCTGCCGGATCGGTGAGCGCGGCATGGAGCAGCACTTCAAGGTGTACGAGGCGTTCGGCGACCGCACGCTCGTCAACGACCACGGCTACAGCGTCGAAGCCGGCGATAGCCGCACCGGCTCGGTGTCGGTGATGCTGCCGTTCCGCTCCCGCGGCGCGAGCATCGCGGCAATGCTGCGCGCCGTCGTTGCCGGGCGACCGCTGCGGCTGGGTCAGCCAAACCTCTCGCCCGAAGTCGTCAGCGTCCTGCAAGCGCTTCAGGCAGCCGGATGGGAGACCCGGGCCGACGATCGCGTCCTCTCCCTGGCTCCGCCTGCTTCCCCTCCGCAGGAGCCGGTGGCCTGGGTCGTCCCCGGAGACAAGGTCGAAGCAGGCACCCTGGCCTGCGCCATCGCCACCACCCGCGGAAACGGCCGCATCAAGGGCGTACACAGCAAGGACGTGGCACCGATGGTGGCCGCATTGCGCCGACTCGGCGTGCCCGTCGACGCCCAGCAGAACACTCTCGTCGTCCGTGCCGAGGGAACCCGCCCCACACATCAGCCCCTGCGAGCCATCGCCTCACTCTCTCCCGGCGGACTGGATGCCGATTTCGAACCGGCCTTGATGGCCCTAACGTTGGGGATGCCGGGCACCCACCTCTTCGCCGATGCGATCAACCCAGGACGCCACAGCAACCTCATCCCCCAGCTCGCCCGCCTGGGCGCCGACATCCACGAGACCTCCCCCACCCAGTGCCGCCTAACCGGACCTCAGCAGCTGACTGGAGCCGGAGTCGAGGCCACCGACATCCGGACCGGCTCCGCCCTGCTCATCGCCGGACTCACCGCCCGCGGCGTCACCACTCTCGGCGGCCTCGAACAGCTCCGCCGGGGGCACGCCGACCTTCCCACCAAGCTGCTCGCACTCGGGGCCGACATCTGCGAGGTCACCCGATGA
- a CDS encoding metallophosphoesterase → MTSPRALRRIAATTDVHSSFDNALPMLAHLHAIRPETLIVDCGDFFEGSGYYRLGHGLIETAILKGLYDVIAPGNHGWIHHFDPLVRAITVCANAVDAATGEPLFRRLHTARIGGQRVAITAVVGEQAFHSIPVEQRAGHRVTEPAQALREVMVAHHYEVDSWVVLSHAGFNEDLELAAACSFLDVIFAGHCHSDHYGPVQVGETFVLKGRELGVGYALAEPAPERWTVRTARFPDTTGTAALPAQLASVHDRIEDLRDRLALPVGPIAKPYRGQVLDRRLLLGELATRLHIALGAEAVILNETALRSTQLDDVLTFGDLLTIEPFNNQLVHAHVPETLRNSPRALLDLLAKSAGPLVAEPTPLPPQLPTALTTNYLAESYLDGRTHQAGLRLRQALQQILTEGPHR, encoded by the coding sequence ATGACCAGTCCACGCGCCCTGCGGCGGATCGCAGCCACCACCGACGTCCACTCCTCGTTCGACAACGCCCTGCCGATGCTCGCCCACCTGCACGCCATCCGCCCGGAGACACTGATCGTCGATTGCGGCGACTTCTTCGAAGGCAGCGGCTACTACCGCCTCGGCCACGGTCTCATCGAAACAGCGATCCTCAAGGGCCTCTACGACGTGATCGCACCCGGGAACCACGGCTGGATCCACCACTTCGACCCCCTGGTCCGGGCCATCACCGTGTGCGCAAACGCCGTCGATGCCGCCACCGGCGAACCGCTCTTCCGTCGCTTGCACACCGCCCGCATCGGCGGACAGCGCGTCGCCATCACCGCGGTCGTCGGCGAGCAGGCGTTCCACTCCATCCCTGTCGAGCAGCGAGCTGGGCACCGAGTCACAGAACCGGCCCAGGCCCTGCGCGAAGTGATGGTGGCGCACCACTACGAGGTCGACTCCTGGGTGGTGCTGAGCCACGCCGGTTTCAACGAGGACCTCGAACTGGCCGCCGCCTGCTCCTTCCTCGACGTGATCTTCGCCGGACACTGCCACAGCGACCACTACGGCCCAGTCCAGGTGGGCGAGACCTTCGTTCTCAAGGGACGCGAACTCGGCGTCGGCTACGCCCTCGCCGAACCGGCCCCCGAGCGATGGACCGTGCGCACCGCCCGGTTCCCCGACACCACCGGCACGGCAGCCCTACCCGCCCAACTCGCCTCCGTCCATGACCGGATCGAGGACCTCAGAGATCGCCTCGCCTTGCCAGTCGGGCCGATCGCCAAGCCGTACCGAGGCCAGGTCCTCGATCGCCGACTCCTCCTCGGCGAACTCGCCACCCGGCTCCACATCGCCCTCGGCGCCGAAGCCGTCATCCTCAACGAGACCGCCCTGCGCTCAACCCAGCTAGACGATGTCCTCACCTTCGGCGACCTCCTCACCATCGAGCCCTTCAACAACCAGCTCGTCCACGCCCACGTTCCCGAGACGCTGCGCAACAGCCCTCGTGCCCTGCTGGACCTCCTCGCCAAGAGTGCTGGCCCCTTGGTCGCCGAGCCGACCCCGCTGCCGCCACAGCTGCCGACCGCGCTGACCACCAACTACCTCGCCGAGAGCTACCTGGACGGCCGCACCCACCAAGCCGGCCTCCGCCTCCGCCAGGCCCTCCAGCAGATCCTGACCGAAGGACCTCACCGATGA
- the dcd gene encoding dCTP deaminase has product MILTGPEITAAAADGRLRITPFDAAQINPNSYNVRLGPTLLTYTTPLLDAHQPNPTHRIEIGDDGYVLKPGQLYLGHTVEQVGSDAFVPLLFGRSSVGRLGLFVEITAPIGDIGFHGQWTLMLSPIRPLRVYAGMKIGQIMFFVAIGPVAAYKGKYQASTGPKPSAYWQDLAPLEAVAP; this is encoded by the coding sequence ATGATCCTCACCGGCCCCGAAATCACCGCAGCCGCGGCCGACGGCCGCCTGCGCATCACCCCCTTCGACGCCGCGCAGATCAACCCCAACAGCTACAACGTCCGCCTCGGCCCGACCCTGCTCACCTACACCACCCCTCTCCTCGACGCCCACCAGCCCAACCCGACCCACCGGATCGAGATCGGCGACGACGGCTACGTCCTCAAACCCGGCCAGCTCTACCTCGGCCACACCGTCGAACAGGTCGGCTCCGACGCCTTCGTCCCCCTCCTCTTCGGCCGCTCCTCCGTCGGCCGGCTCGGCCTGTTCGTAGAAATCACCGCCCCCATCGGCGACATCGGCTTCCACGGCCAGTGGACTCTGATGCTCTCTCCTATCCGCCCCTTACGCGTCTACGCGGGCATGAAGATCGGCCAGATCATGTTCTTCGTCGCCATCGGCCCGGTCGCCGCCTACAAAGGCAAGTACCAGGCATCCACCGGGCCCAAGCCCTCCGCCTATTGGCAAGACCTCGCCCCGTTGGAAGCGGTGGCACCGTGA
- a CDS encoding dCTP deaminase, which produces MILTGPAIAAAHTAGEITIDPYDPNRLSPNAYDWRLSDELRICDGDLDAATPTPSTEITIPRTGFILEPGMLYLGVTHEKTGSETYAQLLNGNRTTGTLGIWVHVSAPLGHQGHAIRWTLEIRASQPVRIYPRMTFGKLVFLQPLGATASYQQHGLKYTASQGIETSRLYEETPGGRT; this is translated from the coding sequence GTGATCCTCACCGGCCCCGCCATCGCCGCCGCCCACACCGCGGGCGAGATCACCATCGACCCCTACGACCCCAACAGGCTCTCTCCCAACGCCTACGACTGGCGTCTCAGCGACGAACTGCGCATCTGCGACGGAGACCTCGACGCCGCCACCCCGACCCCGTCCACCGAAATCACCATCCCCCGCACGGGATTCATCCTGGAACCCGGCATGCTCTACCTCGGCGTCACTCATGAGAAGACCGGCTCGGAAACCTACGCACAGCTCCTCAACGGCAACCGCACCACCGGCACCCTCGGCATCTGGGTCCACGTATCCGCCCCGCTCGGCCACCAAGGCCACGCCATCCGCTGGACCCTGGAGATCCGCGCCAGCCAGCCGGTCCGCATCTATCCCCGCATGACCTTCGGCAAGCTCGTCTTCCTCCAGCCCCTCGGCGCCACCGCCAGCTATCAGCAGCACGGCCTCAAGTACACGGCCAGCCAGGGAATCGAGACCTCCCGCCTGTACGAGGAGACCCCAGGAGGCCGGACATGA
- a CDS encoding glycosyltransferase family 4 protein, with the protein MTGKVATALDLPYPSPGGSVELFLDLYAGTQPLIPADAFMLDSTGHRPRTPPGLKLLPVTGKCLEGPALRRYIARLRKALAIAIESAQIGVLHLHHLAFGATPALIQALPTPPRIALVHGTDLLFAETHRDQLAILQQSARESDAIVVPTGAMADRLLQLAPQTNPRKIEKIPWGIPDHLLTSPPPQAGHRHTSRLRLLYAGRLTAEKGVDVLLRAIPLTQAVELSIAAPPAQFQALAPLLRRLGVRAQYLGWLRRPQLWKTFVDHDVLVMPSTTLEAMGLIALEAQACGLPVLYQPVPGLNESLAATGLATDFTNPAALTRDLDRLRTTPGLLPALREAGRANAAQYPLSATATALTDLGKQLS; encoded by the coding sequence ATGACCGGCAAAGTTGCCACAGCCCTGGACCTTCCCTACCCCAGCCCCGGTGGCAGCGTCGAACTCTTCCTCGACCTCTACGCCGGAACTCAACCCCTCATCCCCGCCGACGCGTTCATGCTCGACTCCACCGGGCATCGCCCCCGCACACCTCCAGGGCTGAAGCTCCTGCCCGTCACCGGCAAATGCCTGGAAGGCCCCGCCCTCCGTCGCTACATCGCCAGGCTGCGCAAAGCCTTGGCCATCGCCATCGAGTCGGCACAGATCGGTGTCCTCCACCTGCACCACCTCGCCTTCGGCGCTACGCCGGCCCTCATCCAAGCCCTGCCCACACCTCCCCGCATCGCCCTCGTCCACGGAACCGATCTCCTCTTCGCCGAGACCCACCGAGACCAACTGGCCATCCTCCAGCAGTCCGCCCGCGAGAGCGACGCGATCGTCGTCCCCACCGGCGCCATGGCAGACCGCCTGCTCCAGCTCGCCCCGCAGACCAACCCGCGAAAGATCGAGAAGATCCCCTGGGGCATCCCGGACCACCTCCTGACCAGTCCACCGCCCCAGGCAGGTCACCGGCACACGAGCCGTCTACGGCTGCTGTACGCCGGCCGCCTCACCGCCGAGAAGGGTGTCGATGTCCTCCTCCGAGCCATCCCGCTCACCCAGGCCGTAGAACTGAGCATCGCCGCCCCGCCGGCACAGTTCCAGGCCCTTGCCCCGCTACTGCGCCGCCTGGGGGTGCGTGCCCAGTACCTCGGCTGGCTGCGCCGTCCACAGCTGTGGAAGACCTTCGTCGATCACGACGTCCTCGTCATGCCCTCCACCACTCTGGAGGCCATGGGCCTGATCGCCCTCGAAGCCCAAGCCTGTGGCCTGCCCGTCCTGTACCAGCCGGTGCCCGGCCTGAACGAGTCCCTCGCCGCAACCGGCCTGGCCACCGACTTCACCAACCCGGCCGCCCTCACACGGGATCTCGACCGCCTCCGCACCACGCCTGGCCTGCTTCCCGCTCTCCGGGAAGCAGGCCGCGCAAACGCCGCCCAATACCCCCTCAGCGCCACCGCCACGGCCCTGACCGACCTCGGCAAACAGCTCAGCTGA
- a CDS encoding serine hydrolase domain-containing protein, with product MTLDIDSIDKLLHNGVRDNVYPGAVWAIGDATGTQANGAIGLLDPTQPDQPMRLDTIFDVASLTKILAVWASIGTLVEDGKLQLNEPLGNFWPEVTGHQLSEVTTHHLLTHTAGLPLRANLKNLYGTDAQDIRDGVLHEALHRPPGEAVEYTDRAALVLGHLAEHISGQKLDQLAHTRIWRPLGMAETSFGPLPSCSVKRCAPTEMNEAAGLHLKGIAHDFSARLLDGVCGIAGVFSVLDDLAVFLRHMLDPAVAPEAPGFGPDWVTESLRIHTEEMTPERGLFWHPAPGTDPATDDIWVHYGFTGTGMWISPANSRWAVLLTNKLYYTRDREPLTAVRNAFRAAAFR from the coding sequence ATGACGCTCGACATCGACAGCATCGACAAGCTCCTGCACAACGGCGTTCGCGACAACGTCTACCCCGGTGCCGTCTGGGCCATCGGCGACGCCACCGGCACGCAAGCGAATGGCGCCATCGGGCTCCTCGACCCGACGCAACCCGACCAGCCGATGCGACTCGACACGATCTTCGACGTCGCCAGCCTCACCAAGATCCTCGCCGTCTGGGCCTCCATCGGGACACTCGTCGAGGACGGAAAGCTTCAGCTGAACGAGCCACTGGGCAACTTCTGGCCCGAGGTCACCGGCCACCAGCTCAGTGAGGTCACCACCCACCATCTCCTGACTCACACCGCCGGCCTCCCCCTCCGGGCCAACCTCAAGAACCTCTACGGCACCGATGCCCAGGACATCCGCGACGGCGTACTTCACGAGGCCCTGCACCGCCCGCCCGGCGAAGCCGTCGAATACACCGACCGCGCCGCCCTCGTCCTGGGACACCTCGCCGAACACATCTCCGGGCAAAAGCTCGACCAGCTCGCTCACACACGGATCTGGCGCCCCCTCGGGATGGCTGAAACGTCCTTCGGCCCCCTTCCCTCCTGTTCCGTGAAGCGCTGCGCGCCGACCGAGATGAACGAGGCCGCCGGACTCCATCTCAAGGGCATCGCCCACGACTTCTCCGCACGCCTCCTCGACGGCGTGTGCGGCATCGCCGGCGTCTTCTCCGTCCTCGATGACCTCGCCGTCTTCCTCCGCCACATGTTGGATCCCGCAGTTGCTCCAGAGGCACCGGGCTTTGGCCCCGACTGGGTGACGGAGTCACTCCGGATCCACACAGAGGAGATGACGCCAGAACGGGGCCTGTTCTGGCATCCAGCTCCTGGCACCGATCCAGCAACAGACGACATCTGGGTGCACTACGGCTTTACCGGCACGGGCATGTGGATCTCACCAGCGAACAGTCGCTGGGCGGTCCTGCTCACCAACAAGCTCTATTACACCCGCGACCGCGAGCCTCTGACCGCGGTTCGCAACGCGTTCCGCGCCGCCGCATTCCGGTAG